ttCACAATTCATCATTATTATATTAATGTGTGATAAATTACCATCATATAACATGGAACAGTAGTCTTCTTACAGCTAATGCATTTTGAAGAAGATTTGCTAAGAAATatattgtaatttctttttgcgAATTGAGGAGGGAGTGAAAACAGTTTTTTTTCAGAAGGAAAGCCAAAAGAGATTGTCTCCCGCTCGAAGAAAGCAACTCTCGCCTTTCACTCTGCTCCCAACCTCTACTCCAATTCTCCAAACACCAGCAAATTTGGGCGAAGGTGGTGTTAATATGTTGGAGTGGATTGTTTACAAGGCCTTTTTGTTGCATACGTTCTACAGGCTTAGGCTTGCAATATTTATTGGATTAGACAGTTGTAACACCAAATATTGGGACAATAATTTGACAAATTTTGACAGTGTTATAACATGTCAAGATAATTTTTAAAACTTTTGCATTTTTATTTATTCTACCTCCATGCAACAGTGTAAAAAAGTAGGGGCAAACAGTGCCTTTGGTTTCAAAACGTGAGTGCAAAATCACTAGTTTTATAAAATGAGGATAAAATCACAACTAGACTTTAGAGTAGAGGCAACAACACAAATGAGCCTTCTACAGGACCGCTATGAATTCAAATAATATGGGCCACATTTGGACGGCCCACATCCTTCCTCCATGCTGCTATATACGATCGCTGCTCGGGACCTGTCGTCGTAGCGAGCGTCGTCCCTACACGATTTCATGCTTTGGGTCTAAATTTGTCCCAACAAACCGGTCCACATGTGATCCATTTAAATCTGTTGctagaataattttttttgttgcggaatatttttttcaattgttccagaaacaacaaaaaaaattatttctcaacaaaaaaaattttattCCGCCTTGTGTGATGATTTAACCGCTAGTCACACGCGTGACTCCTAACATTTGCCCTATATACCAACTATTATATCCATGTTTAGCAAGTAATGCTTTTGAGAAAATACTTGGCACTATGATGATCGGTAGTTTTTTAATCTGCACTCGCAATACTCCAAATTCATTCTCTAAAAAGAATATTTTATTCTGATCATTGAAGATTCTCTCATCTATACCCAGTTCTCCCGCATACATCGATACTCTATATTTCTCTCTATGCCAACTACCAGCTGTTGGTCCCCATGTCAgaagtttctctttttttttacaccCCCTCCCCCCAGAGCACCCCGGTGCCCCTCCTCACCCTCTCCGCCTCTCCTTGCCTCGCTgacgcccctcctccctccttcctccctccgcgGGCCCGTGGCACATCTTCCCTCCACCGCAAGCTCCGCCAGCCTCGAGCTCACTGGCCGAGCGGAGGCGTGGGCGTGGTGAGTGGAGCCGTGGGCGTGGCGAGCGGAGCCACGGTCCCACGCCGCCCTCATGCCCACTCCCTCGATTCAACGTGGCGGCTCGGCTTGAGCTCGTGCTCTGCCGCGATAGCAGGATCTCCAGTCGGCCACCTTCCCTCCCCAGCCTCCTCTGCCTCTcctcgcctcgccggcgcccctccctccCCATCCCTCGCCGAATCCAtgtcctcctcccgctcctcaTCCATGTCCTCGTCGGCCTCGATCTCAGGGGTGCTCTGCCCGGTGTCGGTATCCGAGGCGAGCAAGACGTCCTCGGTGGCGGGGGGCTGGGGCCGTGGTGCTGTGCCTCCTGATGGTGGTGTGTTTTGCAGCCGGGTCGGGTTGATGGTGGGAAGGCGTGCATGAGCCGGTCACCTGCGCCGGCTGACCTGATTAGTGTGGGTATGCGCGGCGAGTAAGAAAGCACCCGGTgacaaaaataattattttttggaAGAAACGCTCTCTAACTCTTGATTTTTATGGGTCTGCACCTCCTTCCACCTTCCTCAATCGTAACAGACGGGTCCGGCGTGAGGGGTATGATGGACCCGATTCGAGtaataaatattttcaattgttttggatttttatagTGTAGGTAGATAGATAGAGATATGGCAGGCATCGATCGATTGGATATTAATATAAATGGGGCACACTTAATTTGGACGGCCCAAGTCCTTCCCCTGTGCGGTGCGGCTATAGCTACATACCGACTCGGATTGAGAAATCaagaaagaggaaaagaatATAGATAGGAAataaatatgtatatatatacggATCGTGGAGCAAACGAACAAGGAAAAAGATCCAGATCGACTATGGCGTGGGCCGACCTGCCGCCGGATATCTTGGGCGCTGTCATCGCGCGCCTCCCGCACCCCGGCGACCGCGCCCGCATCTGTGCCGCCTGCCGCGCATGGCGCTCCGCCGCGTGCCCCCACGTGAGGCACCAGCCCCCGTGGCTCGTTCTTCCCGACTGCTCCTTCTGCACCACCGGCCGCGACGGCGCCTTCTTCCCCCGGATCCCCGGCCTCCCCGACAACGCCACCTGCCTCGCTGCTGCCGGCGCCGGTTGGCTCGCGCTCGACTGCACCGACGACGTGTTCCGGCGCACCCCCACCATGGACAACTTCTGCTACGAGGCGGGGATGTTCGTCGTCAACGCCAGGCCGGACATCAAGCACCGGCACACCTACATGCTGCACAACCCCTTCTCCAACATCACCGTGCCGCTCCCGGAGCTGGACGACATCATCGGCCATGTCGCCGAGACCTTCGAGGTCCGCAAGGTGCTCATGCGCTCGTCGACGAATCCAGCTGATCTCGTCGCCGTCACGACCAGCAGCTCGGACTGCAATATCATCCTGTGCCGTCCCGGCAAGGGCGCGCATGTGCTGCCCCACTTCAGGGTCATTGACGTCGCGTTCTTGGGAGACATACTATATGGGATCACCTCGGGTGAAGAACTGGTCGCCTCCCAtctcggcgaggacgacgacgatggcAGGCCTCAGGTTACCAGGTTTAGACTAGACATCAGGAACCCAATGGCTGATTATTACAAGAAACATTCGTGGATCTGGCCTGCAGATGACACTATTAGCATCAGTGACTACTATGACAAGGATGGCAATGAGGAGCCAATCGATGATGAGGACGAAGCACCGAACCAAGACGAGGATGGCGACGAGGAGGAAAaccaagaggaggaggacgatgacTTGGCAGCAGCAAACCTagaagaggaggaggtggaTAGCAGCTTCAATGGACATGTCAGTGGTTCTGTGTCGGACAACGATGTGAAAGAGTACGACGAGGAGGTGCCCTACGAGCCCAAGGACGAGGTCTTTACCACCCGATTCATTGTGCAGTCACAGAACGGGGACGAGTTGCTCCTGGTGAGGCACCAGATGCAGTCGCCTCCGTATTCCGATCCCTACACTCGCAAGGTCGAGATCTTCAAGGCGGATTTCATGGCGGGCAAGTGGGTCACGGTTAATGGGCTAGCCAAAGGTGAGGCGCTTTTCCTGACCCGATCCTTGAGCAAGTCGGCTCGGGCGCACGGGGACATCGAGGACGGCTTTGTGTACAGCGCAGCAGGGGAGATGGACGACGTTTTCGACACGAGATCTTGGAGGATTCGTCACATGAGATTTAGGTGGCCATGGCAACGGAAAAAGGTGTCGGAGAAGTTGCTAACATGGTTATTCCCTCCAGAGGTAGTGGTTTAAGTAACCTCTAGAAACTAACCATGCATCCTTGATGTAATGGGTGCATTGACCCACTACCGGAAACCCGAAcattgccgagtgccaaggggTTTGTCGAGTACAATTTttcgagcactcggcaaacaatctATTTGCCAAGTGCCATCgagaaaacactcggcaaaaaaaggcactcggcaaacaaggttgtttgccgagtgcctagaggttgacactcggcaaagaggtgtttgccgagtgccaaggggtgggcactcggcaaacatcccatttctgaattttctaaaaattttaaaaatagtaaacaaagtctaaaaattatgaaatttggcaAGATGTCATAATATCATATGTGTAGGTTGTGAGAAAAAGTTGAGGAGGTTTTgcacacttttgtcatgtacgTGCTTACAAACCGATACATCTCCGAAGAAAAATCATAGAGTTGAGAATGATTCGATAAGAATTGAAGTCAAATTGATGGTCGAATTGTTGTTTGagttcaaaactttttgtataggcaATAGATAACATAGATCGCTTAACGtgaaattttggtaatttttcaagtctatttggtatttttaaatttatttttacttaatttttttgccgagtgtattttatTGCCACTCGGCAAAAAGaggttttgccgagtgccataaaaatacactcggcaaagcatctcggatgaattttgaattagaattttTGGAGTATTTCAAATGACCTCGGATGAAGAAACTCACAacagcaaagttgtagatctcgaaaaattaagaaactttgtagttcacaacttttttatttgaatgcatttaggatttcaaatatgtgtttgaatttctcaaatttgaaattcaaattttgcaaacgacctcggatcaaaAAActtacaacatcaaagttgtagatctcgaaaagttatggaactttgtagttcaaaagttttttatttgaatacGTTTAGGGCCTCAAACAAGCAATTTTATCTCGAATTAGTATAATATGTGGAGAATCAAAACAGAATCTAGACATATTTAATGGGTTGGGGTGGTAGAGGAGGCTACACGCGAAGCAAGAGGTCACGGGTTCGAATCAAGGCAGCCGCGTAGCGCGCGATTTAACGCGAAATAATAGCCAGACTTGTGACTTGTGTCATTGGATGATTGGTGTGATTACCGGGTGAAAATAaaatgttttgctatttttaaacGCTGTTTTTCTAATCTGATTTCgaaaagtttgccgagtgctttttgacactcggcaaagactttgccgagtgcccgaaaaaaaaacactcggcaaagatgccTTCGCCGTcactttttttgccgagtgccacactcggcaaaccctttgccgagtgcaaaagggtctttgccgagtgtattcgacactcggcaaacaaggcCAGTCCGGTAGTGACCGTACCCAAGCTACGTTAACGTTCGTTTGTTTCCACGCATATGGCACTGCATCTGTTGTCTGCATGATGATAAATTtgtttattatatatattttagCATCATATAAATGTATATAGATATCATATTAGTAGGTTAGGGCTTCCTATAACAATTGGAAGCCCCGGCCAATCCAACTTGCTTTGTGGGCTAGCAAGCCCCCAATCCCCACGTCTCCCACCTACCTACAAATATCCAACTCATCTTTTTCTTCTAGTTTTTTCTCTATAATTCTTCACTCAAATATCCAACTCACAAACGGTTTCCACCATAAGATTCGTGATATTTTTATGCACAATTTGAGATTCATTGTAAATatattttctgaattttttgaaCTCACGCGAGCATATAAATATATGGACATGAGCATGGAATTTATTCGAGCGTAGAAATATAGGGAAACAAGCATAAAAATATATGTACACGAGCATAGAATATATTTGAGCATAAAAATATAGAGCAACGAGCATAGAAACATACTGATAGGAGCATAAAAACATACAGACATGAGCAGAGAAACATACGGACAGGAGCATAAAATATGTTAGAGCATAGAATCATAATGGGCACAATCATAGAAACATACAGACAGGAGCACAGAAATTTTTTCAAGCATAGAAACATAGAGACACAAGTTAGAAACATAAAGATGCAAGAATAGAATATATTCGAGCACAGAAACATACGAGCATGAGCATATAAATATAAGGACATGCGCATAGAAAATATTTGGAGCAAAGCTAAGAAATATACGGACACAAGCTTAGAAATATAGGGGTACGAACATAGAAATATAAAGGCACGAGCATATGGACTAGCCAAACAAGATCACACAAATCGATTATTGAATCATAGGATTGTCACTTTAAAAGATTAAATTTATGAATCATAGGATTGTCACTTTAAAAGATTAAATTTATGAATTAGAAATCGATTATTGAATCATAGGATTGTCACTTTAAAAGATTAAATTTATGacttagaaaaattaaaaaaaatattcacaATGGATCTTAAATTGTGCATAAAAATCTCACAGATCTTTGTGACAAAAACCGTTTGTGAGTTGGATCCTCGGGTGAAGAAACTACGGTACATATGCACATGTCTGTATGTTTCTATGGTCGAACATATTCTATGCTCGGGCTCCTACGTTTCTATGCTCGTGCCAGTATGTTTCTATGCTCAAAATACTTTCTCAGCTCAAGTCCCTATGTTTCTATGCTCGTGTAAATTTCAGAAAATTTCTAAGCTACAGTGGGGTACTGTAAAACATGGTACACTCGCGTCCCTCCTCGTTTCCTCAAAATCTAGAGGGATAGAGGACCTCCACTATACGCTGCATCAGCTCGTGGGGCCCGGCAGCCCGCCCCATCACCGTTGTCCCACCTTGCCGCCGCCTCTGAGGCCGCCCCCGGCCTGCGCTCCGCCTGCTCCGACGCGGGTATCACGCGCCGCGTAGAGCTCCGTGTCCGCCatcgctcgtcgccggcgcagcCTCCGCCTTCGTCACTCGATGTTGATACCGTTGGAGAAGAAACGGCCATCACTGACGGTAACGAGCGCGGCCCCTAGCCCCGCGCGTGCCGCGGCCTCCGTGACGGCGGAACGAAGGGAGGATATGAGGGCGTGGCCTAGGCGGTGCTCGCCGTCGGCtgtggggagagggaggggccggTGGAGCGGGGGCGCGTTGGGTGGCGGAGCTCTGTGGACAAGGGAGAAGGGCGCAACCGTCACGGGGAGCAAGGGTGCGACCGGCACGAGCTCCAGAGCTCCTCCGCAGCCGGCGTGCGCGCTCTGGAGCTCCGCTgcgaccggcgcgcgtgcgggcGGTGCTCCGAACCTCTGTCGTGCGGGCCTCTGCTACCACCCTCTCCTGCTTGCGCCCTCCCCTGctcacgccggccgccgctcgcgcctCCCATGCTCGCGCTCGGCCGCCGTTCCCGCCCTCTGCCTCTCCCGCCGCTGTGCGTAGGCCACCGCTCGAGCTCCCAGCGTTGCCGCCGATTGGGGCTCCTAGCGCCGCTTGACCACCCAGCGTGGCCACCGAGGGGAGGGAGGGTGCGGGGAGCTCAGCCACCGGGGAGATGGATGGCGTGGGGAGGAGGTCCGC
The Panicum virgatum strain AP13 chromosome 6N, P.virgatum_v5, whole genome shotgun sequence genome window above contains:
- the LOC120679696 gene encoding uncharacterized protein LOC120679696 — protein: MAWADLPPDILGAVIARLPHPGDRARICAACRAWRSAACPHVRHQPPWLVLPDCSFCTTGRDGAFFPRIPGLPDNATCLAAAGAGWLALDCTDDVFRRTPTMDNFCYEAGMFVVNARPDIKHRHTYMLHNPFSNITVPLPELDDIIGHVAETFEVRKVLMRSSTNPADLVAVTTSSSDCNIILCRPGKGAHVLPHFRVIDVAFLGDILYGITSGEELVASHLGEDDDDGRPQVTRFRLDIRNPMADYYKKHSWIWPADDTISISDYYDKDGNEEPIDDEDEAPNQDEDGDEEENQEEEDDDLAAANLEEEEVDSSFNGHVSGSVSDNDVKEYDEEVPYEPKDEVFTTRFIVQSQNGDELLLVRHQMQSPPYSDPYTRKVEIFKADFMAGKWVTVNGLAKGEALFLTRSLSKSARAHGDIEDGFVYSAAGEMDDVFDTRSWRIRHMRFRWPWQRKKVSEKLLTWLFPPEVVV